In Pseudobdellovibrio exovorus JSS, the genomic stretch ATATACAAACTGGCGGAGAGATTGAATTTTCGACCACTCTAGGATCAGAACAAAGCGAATCCACTTTGCGCTACATTGTGTGCCCAACTCGGTCTGGCGAACTTCAAGATATTGGGGGCATGCGCCTAGGCCCATTACTACGACCACCGGCGGGGCCATTATTACAGGCATTGGATATCAGCACACCAATAGGGAGCTCTTTGTTCCTACCGAACATTATGGTGAGTCATTCCATAGACAAAATAATCACATTGAAAAATATAGGCTCTAGCGCAGCAGAAAATATTACGCTCACTTCAACCGCTGCAGAGCTAGTAGTTAATAATATAAATTGTCCTGCAGGTGCAAATTTTCTTGCTGTCGATGACAGTTGCACTGTGCGATTGACGATAACTCCTATTGGTGTGGGCCCTTTGATTAATACAGCTCTTGTTGTGAGCTACAATCAAGCGGGAGCCGGCCATGTCGAGACTCGACTGGATATAACAGCAACGGCTATACCTGAACAAGCCAACTTGATAGCGTCATCAGCGACCATTGTATTGAGTATCCCAAATCTTGCTGCAACACCTTCGACGGCACAGCCGATTACTTTGACAAATGTGACAGGGACTGGGCGTGCGGAAAATATTATATTTTCTCTTACTGGTGCAGATCCAACTGCATTCACGGTGCTTTCGCAGACCTGTGGAAATATAAACATTCCGATAATAATGGAGCCGTTGTTTACTTGTGATATTCAAGTTGTGTATCAGCCCAGTGTGGCCGCTGTTCACAATGCGACATTAGCCATCAGCTATGAAAGTAATGGGCAGATCATGCCACAAAAGCTCATTACTTTAACAGGAGAAGCTGGACCATGATGTATGGCCCTTACACACCTCAAGAATGTGAAAACGTTGTTTCGTGGTTAAAAGATCAAAATATAAAATTTGAAGTTTTAAAAGATGAAGATAAAGAAAAAGAGTTCCGTAGAAGTGATGGACAGAATCTTGTGAATCAAGCTCACTGGCGAACGGAAGTTTTTTTAGCTCAGGTTTTTTATATTCAAATTTTGCAGTGGTCGTCAGAACAAGAGTCAGCCTTTTCACAAAAGTTTATTCAAAAACAGGAAGTCCCACCAGAATTTCTGCGTGACCGACAAAATGAAGCTGAAAGTGACAACAAACAGTTGCATCTTGATGCTGAGCGCTCAGCTAAAATCAAAAGGTATTGTGCGCGGGCCATCGTCATTGTGTGGGTTGGCTATATGCTTTATTGGATAGTTAAAAGCATTGCCGCGCCAGAGTGAATGGGTTAGTCTTGCGGCATGTCCGCGTCTAAGACTTTAAAAGCAGCAACAGGATTAAAAAAGTACTTATATCTAAGTGTGGGAACATTGTCCTTAGCGCTCGGAATAATAGGTGCCTTTTTACCTCTTTTGCCGACGACAGTTTTCTTATTGATTACAGCTTATTGTTACGAGCGGGGCTCGGATCGTTTCCATGATTGGTTGATTCAACATCGTTACTTAGGACCTCCGATAGTGGACTGGCGCAAACATCAAGTTATCCGTGTTCGTCATAAAATGCTGGCAACATCGATGATGCTTATTGGAGCCTACTTTGTTTACTCTAAGCCAACGATTCCATTGTGGGTGCAAATCATGTACGGATTTTTAATGGTGGGTGTGTTGTCATTCATTTGGACACGAAAAAGTCAGCGGGATACACAAGCTTAAATTCCATGCTGAACAAATCACAACTTCTAAAATTATTAAAAGACAAAACTCGTCAAGATCTAGAGTCGGCATTAACAGCGGCTCGCAATACGTATGATGTGGCCACACATGAAGACAACAAAGCTGAAAATAAATACGACACGCGGGGGTTGGAAGCGTCGTACTTGGCAGGTGCTCAAGCGAAACGAGCTGCCGATATTAAGCTGACATTGGACATGTTCGAAAATCTTCAACTGCGAGAATTCAAAGAAGATTCTAAAATTGCTTTAACAGCACTGATTGAAATTCAACACCAAGATAAATCGCAACTGGTATTTCTTCTCCCTCGTGGGGGCGGGTTGTCCGTTCAAATTGAAGGGCAAGGGGTGCAGGTTATTACTCCAGAAAGTCCCTTAGGAAAAGCTCT encodes the following:
- a CDS encoding YbaN family protein, with amino-acid sequence MSASKTLKAATGLKKYLYLSVGTLSLALGIIGAFLPLLPTTVFLLITAYCYERGSDRFHDWLIQHRYLGPPIVDWRKHQVIRVRHKMLATSMMLIGAYFVYSKPTIPLWVQIMYGFLMVGVLSFIWTRKSQRDTQA
- a CDS encoding GreA/GreB family elongation factor, translated to MLNKSQLLKLLKDKTRQDLESALTAARNTYDVATHEDNKAENKYDTRGLEASYLAGAQAKRAADIKLTLDMFENLQLREFKEDSKIALTALIEIQHQDKSQLVFLLPRGGGLSVQIEGQGVQVITPESPLGKALIGRECGDVVEVPTGAILKEYEINQLS